The DNA window TTTCTTAGAATGCTGTAATTATGCATATTGCAGAAAAAATGTTGTTTTAATAAAATGGCTAAATTACTTCGAATACGTCTGATACAGCTGAAAAGAGAATTGAATGATGTAGGCCCAGGGATTTTTTTGATACTCGGATTACTATTTTTTTTGGTGCTTGCAGCATATAAAGCATATCAAAAAACACCGGATGCCTATATTTTAACTGGGGCTCTTTTTGTTCTTTGTTTATCATTTCAACTTAAGCGTTTAGATAAATCATTTGTATACAATAATATTCAAAAACCTCGAAAAGAAATTTATTTAGAATATTTGGTTTTTACATTTCCTTTTGCTGTTCCTTGTTTGCTTTCCAACAATTGGTTGTGTTACCCCATCTTACTTATTTCACTTGCTGCTCTGCCACAGTTTAGGTATCGTTTTATGCAGAAAACCTATTTTAAAAATATAGGGGCAGTCATTTCACCTTCAAATTTTGAATGGATAAGCGGTTTCCGGAAATCGTTTTTTTATCTGATTCCGATTTATATCTTGGCTTTAGCTTTTTGTTGGGTTCGGATTTTTCCTTTGTTTCTGCTTTGGTTTGTTACGGTAACGATAGCCTCTTTTTACCAAGAATGTGAACCACTGCAAATACTAAAAGAAGGTAGTATGAGCCCCCAGAAATTTCTTAAACGGAAGATGATTCAACATTCGAAAATGCTGTTTTTGCTGTATGCCCCAGTTTTAATAACAAATACAGTCTTTAATACCGGAAATTGGTTTATGAATCTACTTTTTATCCCAACTCAGATAGCGTTATTGTGTTTTTCTATTTGCTTAAAATATTCGAATTATTACCCGAATAAAAATTCGATTATGAACAATATGATCTTGGCATTGGTTTCTGTCGGCTCAATAATCCCTTATTTTCTCCCAGTTCCATTGTTGATGGCATTCGACTATTTTTCAAAAGCAAAAAACAACTTAAAAAATTATTTAAATGATTAGTATAAAGAAATTGACTGTGAATTTTTCTAATGTAAATGTTTTAGATGACATCACTATAGATTTTGTACCCAATCAAATTTATGGAGTGGTTGGTTTAAACGGGGCAGGTAAAACGACCTTCTTTAATGCACTTTCTTCTGATTTGAAAGTTAGTAGTGGTGAACTGAGTTTTAATGGGAATCGAATTACTAATTCAGATATTGCCTATTTAGAAACCGTGAATTTTTTCTATTCAAGAATAACCGGGAATGAATATTTGAAAATATTCAAACAGACCAATATAAATTTTGATTTAAGTACATTGCAAGAGTTATTTAAATTGCCTTTGGACGAACTTGTTGAAACGTATTCCACCGGGATGAAAAAGAAGTTAGCACTACTGGCAATTTTGAAGCAAGAGAAACCTATATTTTTGCTGGATGAACCATTTAATGGGTTAGACCTCGAAACAAATAAGATTGTTGAGTTAATTGTGACAACGTTGAAAGAAAAAGGGAAAACGGTTTTTTTGTCTTCACATATTATTGATCCCCTGCTTACCGTTTGTGATGAAATTCATTTTTTAGAAAAAGGAAAATTTACTAAAACATTCGATAAACCAAACTTTTATAAATTGGAGGAGGAGTTGTTTCATAAACTAAAGACGGAAGCCAGAAGTATAATTTCAGCCTCGATATAAGCTATATAGACCATTCTTTAAATTATTTTCTTATTTTCTATGCAACCACTCACCACTTATTTGAGTCATTCTAGTACTTAAAATACTATATATGCAAAAACATTCATTCTCTCTTATTGCTTTCCTTATTTCTCTTGGTTGTTATGCGCAAGATACTTATAGAGCGCTATTTCTTGGTAATAGTTATACCTATGTAAACAATTTGCCACAAATGATAACGGATATGGCTGCTTCAACGGGTAACGTATTTATTTATGATAGTAATGCTCCCGGTGGTTATACTTTGCAAGGTCATTCTTCAAATGCTACATCGCTTGCTAAAATTGCCATTGGCAATTGGGATTATGTAGTATTACAGGAACAAAGTCAATTGCCTTCTTTCCCGATTTCACAAGTTCAAACAGATGTGTTTCCCTTTGCTAAAATGTTGGATAGTACCATCAATGCGGATAATCCATGTGCTGAAACGGTATTTTATATGACCTGGGGCAGAAAAAATGGAGATGCTTCCAACTGCGCCTCCTGGCCTCCTGTATGCACTTATGCAGGAATGGATAGTTTATTGGATTTGCGTTATCGCATGATGGCCGATTCCAATAATGCCATAGTTTCTCCCGTAGGAAGAGTTTGGAATTATGTTCGACAATTGTATCCATCCTTGGAATTATACCAGCCCGATGAAAGCCATCCCTCTGTTGCTGGAACCTATGTGGCTGCATGTACTTTTTATACAGTGATGTTTCGGAAAGATCCTACTGACATTACTTTTAATTCAACCTTAACACCAACGGATGCTGCGAACATTCGTGCAGCTGCAAAATTAATTGTATTTGACAGCTTAATGAACTGGCATGTTGGCGAGTATGATCCAATAGCGAGTTTTAACGCTGTTGTTTCCGGAACCAATCAAGTATCCTTTACAAATACATCTAACAATGCTTCTTCGTATTTGTGGTACTTTGGTGATGGTGATTCCTCTTTAGTTAGCAATCCGATTCATGTTTATCCAACAGGTGGAACGTATACGGTCACATTCATCGCTACTCATTGCGGTATTTCAGATACACTGGTTCAAGCTATTACAGCAACACCTACAGCTATTTCACCTTTAGAACAGGTTAGCGCTTCATTTTATATTTACCCCAATCCGGCTTCCACTTCGATTACAATAAATCATCCATTTAAAGGGAGTTTAAACTATCGAATCGTGAATGTGTTGGGGGCGAAACAAAAAACGGGGGTCCTCGACAAACCTGAATACTCGATTGAATTAGCCGCACTTGAAGATGGAGTTTATTTCATACAGATGTATCAGAATAAAAGACTATTAGGACAGCAGAAATTTGTTAAAATAACCGAATAAAAATGACCTCAATTGAAAAGTATTTTAATGCAGAAAAATCAGAAAGTTTACTTTTTGTTTTAGTGGGTGTAGTTACCATAGCAGTTGCCATCTATTTTTTCTTTAAATTAAAAGAGCCATTTTATACTGGGATTGGCCTTGCATTCGCATTAATTGCTTTGATTCAGCTCACCGTTGGCACTTCGGTTTATATTCGTAGTCCGAAAGATATAATTAGAGTTCAAGCGATGGTGTCGAATGAGCCATCAAAAATCCAGTCTGAAGAAATCCCAAGAATGGAAATAGTGATGAAAAACTTTGTAATCTATCGCTGGATTGAAATAGCCCTAATAATGATTGGACTGGTGTTGTTTTTTGCTACGAAAAGTAATTCTATTTTGAAAGGAGGAGGAGTGGGATTGTTTATTCAAGCAGGTTTTATGTTGTTGCTTGACTATTTTGCTGAAAACAGAGGAAAAGAATACGTGACATTTTTACGCGAGTTGTTGTAACAATTCGTTTCTTTGCTCGTCATCTGTTATCATTTAATGAGAAACTTCTTATGAGAGCAATTGTATATACTAAATACGGACCACCCGAAGTGCTTCAACTTAAAGAAGTGCCAAAACCGATTCCTAAAGACAATGAAGTATTGATACGTATTCGAGCCACGACTGTGAATCGAACAGATACGGGTTTTAGGGATCCTGAATATTTTGCAGTGCGAATTGTGGGTGGAATGTTTAAACCGAAAAACACAATATTAGGTTCTGAACTGGCAGGGGATGTGGAAGCGATTGGCAAAAATGTGACAAAATTTAAAGTGGGTGATGCTGTGTTTGGTTTAAAAACATATCAATTCGGAACACATGCCGAATACATTTGTATTCCCGAAAATGGTTCCATCGCATTGAAACCGATTAATATGTCGTATGAAGAAGCTGCGGCTGTCTGTGATGGCTTGATGCTTGCAATTAATTATATTGGGAAAATCGATTTTAAAAAAAATCCCCGCATCCTTATCAATGGTGCTTCCGGCTCAATTGGGTCTGCTGCTGTTCAGTTGGCAAATTATTATGGTGCTCATGTTACAGCAGTTTGCAATACAAAAACCATAGACTTAGTTAAATCATTGGGAGCAAACCGCGTGATTGATTATTTGAAAGAAGAGTTTACTGAGAAGAAGGAAGTTTACGATGTGGTGTTGGATGCTGTTGGAAAAAGTACATTTTTAAAATGTAAGAAAATATTGAAACCCGGTGGTATTTATTATTCATCGGAATTGGGTGCGTATTCTCAAAATGTTTTTTATGCTTTATTTACACCATTATTGGGTGGTAAAAAAGTGAAGTTTCCGATTCCTACCGATAGTCAGAAAGATATTCTTTTATTTAAATCGATTATAGAACAAGGACGTTACAAAGCTGTAATTGATAAAATATTCCCCTTGGAGAAAATTATCGAAGCAACTAAATATGTTGAAACCGGTGAGAAGACAGGCAATGTAGTAATTACAGTGTAATGGGGAAATCCGTATATTTGAAAGTATAAAATACGAACGATGAGAATACTTATATGTTTATTTGCAATGGTTGCTGTTTCATCTTTTGCACAAACCAAGAACGCAAAATCAGTTGATTCAAGCAAACCGTTTGTTCTTGGTGTGATAGAGGAAATCAAATCTGTAGAGTTATCCGAAACCAGAATCCTGAACATTTATCTTCCAGAAGGATATTCTAAGAATGACACCATAAAATATCCGGTTATCTATTTGTTGGATGGCTCAGCGGATGAGGATTTTATTCATATCGTAGGACTGGTTCAATTTAATAATTTCCCTTGGATTGATCGAGTTCCAAAGTCAATTGTAGTAGGAATTGCAAACATTGATCGAAAGAGAGATTTTAGTTTTCCTACCACGGTAGAGGCGGATAAAAAAAGATATCCTACAACCGGTCAATCAGATAAATTTATCGCATTTATTGAAAAGGAGCTTCAACCATTTATTGAAAAAAAATATAAAACGACTGATTCAAAAATGATTATTGGTCAATCATTAGGTGGGTTATTGGCAACGGAAATTTTATTAACCAAACCCACTTTGTTTAATAAGTATGTGATTATTAGTCCGAGTTTGTGGTGGAACAATGGTTCTATGTTGAAACAGTCATCGGTTGTATATGAAGAATCTTTTACTCAAAAAACGGATATTTATATTGGAGTAGGGAAGGAAGGATTGGCGAATACAGCAGAGCCGCATGTGATGGAAGTAGATGCAAATTTGTTGGCTGAAAAATTAAAAAATAGCAAGAGTAAAAGTTTAAATATACTTTTTGATTATTTACCGGAAGAAGATCATGCAACGGTCACCCATCAATCTGTTTTTAATGCTTTTCGATTACTCTATCCATCAAGAAAGTGAGGAAATAGCAACTAGGACATAACAAAAAAGCCAGGAGAAAAATCTCTTGGCTTTTTTGCTTCTACCACTACAAACAAATTATTTTTTCATCATGCGCTTGATGAGCCACAATACAATAAAGCCGATAGGCACAAAAAAGGCCCATAGGGGGTAGGCAGTAACTGTTGTATTGAAGCTAAAGTCTTCGGTATAAATTGTTAAATTCTTTTTGGTGTCAAACTTTTGGATAAAACTTGCTTTTCCATCTACAAATTCAATTACTTTATCTTCTCCATTAATTATAAAGTTGATTTTGCCTTTATTTAAAAGGAGTTTTGTATGATTAGGGTTAATAAATCGTAAGTTGATTTCTGCTTCTTTAAAAGTAAAAATTAAAGAAGGAATCGTCACCTCAATGTCATCGTTTGTAATACGCTCAATTACGATAGAGTTATCGACCATTTCCTCTACGGGCTCATCACCAACTTCCTTAGCAAATCCGGTAGCAATCGAACAAAATAAACTAATCGCAAAAAGTACTTTTTTCATGCTTTTTTTAATTTGAGCACAAATATACTCCTTTCATAAAACCATCAGCAAGTTTTTAGATAAAAGGCTGAAAATGGGGGCTGAAATTTCGTAAAAACGAAGTAAAAATGCCCTGCTCCGATATCTCAGAGAAGGGCATTTTTGAATGGGGATGTTGTTCTGCTGATTAGTCTATCAGCTTTGCTTCAGGATATTTCTCCTGCCATGCTTTTAGAGCACCTGCTGTACGAACGGTAATTGTTGTTCGAGTATCAATTTGTAATTTGAACTTTGGGCGGGTATCTATCACTTCTTTTTTAGTTTTCATAAGTTTCATTTTCTTTTGATTTTAATTACTTATATAACACAATATCTCTGCCAATTGTTTTGTGCTTAACATATTTTAACAGCTATTGGCATTTCTTTTAATGGTTATTTAGACTTCTCCTTTTTAGCCTTTTTGTCAGCATCAATTGGGTTTCTGAATACAAACTCGTTGTTGAAAACATCCAATACTATTTTAGCATCTTTTTCTACTTTCCCTGCCAAAATCTGTTTAGAAAGTTCGTTTAGCACCCGTTTTTGCATTACTCGTTTTACTGGTCTAGCACCAAACTGAGGGTCAAATCCAAGTTGTGCCAACCAATCTATTGCTTCAGGGGTTGCTGAAATGTGGATGTCGTTTTCTTCCAGCATTTTAGCAATTCCGGTAAATTGAAGTTCAACAATCCTGTGAACGTCTTCTCTGTTTAATGGCGTGAACATAATGGTTTCATCAATTCGATTCAAAAATTCTGGGCGAATGGTTTTCTTTAATAATTCAAAAACTTCCACCTTCGTTTTCGCCATAATTTGTTCTCTATTTTTATCGGTCAACTTTTCAAAGTTTTCTTGAATCAAATGTGAGCCCATGTTGGATGTCATGATGATGATAGTGTTTTTGAAATTCACCACGCGTCCTTTGTTATCTGTTAGTCGGCCATCATCCAAAACTTGTAACAAGATGTTAAATACATCCGGATGTGCTTTTTCAATTTCATCTAGCAATACAACACT is part of the Bacteroidota bacterium genome and encodes:
- a CDS encoding ATP-binding cassette domain-containing protein, which produces MISIKKLTVNFSNVNVLDDITIDFVPNQIYGVVGLNGAGKTTFFNALSSDLKVSSGELSFNGNRITNSDIAYLETVNFFYSRITGNEYLKIFKQTNINFDLSTLQELFKLPLDELVETYSTGMKKKLALLAILKQEKPIFLLDEPFNGLDLETNKIVELIVTTLKEKGKTVFLSSHIIDPLLTVCDEIHFLEKGKFTKTFDKPNFYKLEEELFHKLKTEARSIISASI
- a CDS encoding NAD(P)-dependent alcohol dehydrogenase, whose protein sequence is MRAIVYTKYGPPEVLQLKEVPKPIPKDNEVLIRIRATTVNRTDTGFRDPEYFAVRIVGGMFKPKNTILGSELAGDVEAIGKNVTKFKVGDAVFGLKTYQFGTHAEYICIPENGSIALKPINMSYEEAAAVCDGLMLAINYIGKIDFKKNPRILINGASGSIGSAAVQLANYYGAHVTAVCNTKTIDLVKSLGANRVIDYLKEEFTEKKEVYDVVLDAVGKSTFLKCKKILKPGGIYYSSELGAYSQNVFYALFTPLLGGKKVKFPIPTDSQKDILLFKSIIEQGRYKAVIDKIFPLEKIIEATKYVETGEKTGNVVITV
- a CDS encoding T9SS type A sorting domain-containing protein, whose product is MQKHSFSLIAFLISLGCYAQDTYRALFLGNSYTYVNNLPQMITDMAASTGNVFIYDSNAPGGYTLQGHSSNATSLAKIAIGNWDYVVLQEQSQLPSFPISQVQTDVFPFAKMLDSTINADNPCAETVFYMTWGRKNGDASNCASWPPVCTYAGMDSLLDLRYRMMADSNNAIVSPVGRVWNYVRQLYPSLELYQPDESHPSVAGTYVAACTFYTVMFRKDPTDITFNSTLTPTDAANIRAAAKLIVFDSLMNWHVGEYDPIASFNAVVSGTNQVSFTNTSNNASSYLWYFGDGDSSLVSNPIHVYPTGGTYTVTFIATHCGISDTLVQAITATPTAISPLEQVSASFYIYPNPASTSITINHPFKGSLNYRIVNVLGAKQKTGVLDKPEYSIELAALEDGVYFIQMYQNKRLLGQQKFVKITE
- a CDS encoding alpha/beta hydrolase, whose translation is MRILICLFAMVAVSSFAQTKNAKSVDSSKPFVLGVIEEIKSVELSETRILNIYLPEGYSKNDTIKYPVIYLLDGSADEDFIHIVGLVQFNNFPWIDRVPKSIVVGIANIDRKRDFSFPTTVEADKKRYPTTGQSDKFIAFIEKELQPFIEKKYKTTDSKMIIGQSLGGLLATEILLTKPTLFNKYVIISPSLWWNNGSMLKQSSVVYEESFTQKTDIYIGVGKEGLANTAEPHVMEVDANLLAEKLKNSKSKSLNILFDYLPEEDHATVTHQSVFNAFRLLYPSRK